In a single window of the Amycolatopsis sp. cg5 genome:
- a CDS encoding LysE family translocator, with the protein MPDFAELLVFLGTAAIFAVTPGPGILYVLARSLRGGRGEGIRSVIGNGIGASVHVVAAALGLSALLATSAVAFAVVKYAGAAYLVFLGLQAIFHRDDDGGEHGAARQWARSPLIQGIFTELLNPKTALYFMALLPHFVHPERAPAPLVFIVLGLIALALAMLADLTVAIFAGKLSSRLLGDARWRVRQRVASGATMIGLGGFVALAD; encoded by the coding sequence ATGCCGGATTTCGCTGAGCTGCTGGTCTTCCTGGGTACCGCGGCGATCTTCGCGGTCACGCCGGGGCCGGGGATCCTGTACGTGCTGGCGCGGAGTCTGCGCGGCGGGCGCGGCGAGGGGATCCGGTCGGTCATCGGGAACGGGATCGGCGCGTCCGTGCACGTGGTCGCCGCGGCGCTGGGACTCTCCGCGCTGCTCGCGACGTCGGCCGTCGCGTTCGCGGTCGTCAAATACGCGGGCGCGGCGTACTTGGTCTTCCTGGGGCTCCAGGCGATTTTTCACCGCGACGACGACGGCGGCGAACACGGCGCCGCCCGTCAGTGGGCGCGGTCGCCGTTGATCCAGGGCATTTTCACCGAGTTGCTGAATCCGAAGACAGCGTTGTACTTCATGGCGTTGTTGCCGCATTTCGTGCATCCGGAGCGCGCGCCGGCGCCGCTGGTGTTCATCGTGCTCGGCCTGATCGCGCTGGCGCTCGCCATGCTCGCGGACCTGACGGTCGCGATCTTCGCGGGGAAACTTTCGTCGCGGTTGCTGGGCGACGCGCGCTGGCGGGTGCGCCAGCGCGTCGCGAGCGGCGCGACGATGATCGGTTTAGGCGGGTTCGTCGCCTTGGCGGACTGA
- a CDS encoding DUF3710 domain-containing protein, with amino-acid sequence MGIFGRKRRTEEKSTGRHAAPEVDETADVDDEVDEIAAELSNAPDGPFDIADAREDEVPRIDLGSVKVPVPDGSQVQVEMDPQAGGVRAVHVVTEHGQVTVSAYAAPKSGGLWREVSNELTEQLRADGAKVNIGVGEWGMEISAIVGDVALRFVGVDGPRWMLRGVIAGPQSLAPMAPGVLREIVKGTIVDRGDAPMPVRTPLTITLPDAVAEHIAAQQAQQ; translated from the coding sequence GTGGGGATTTTCGGACGCAAGCGGCGGACTGAGGAAAAGTCCACCGGCAGGCACGCCGCGCCCGAGGTCGACGAGACGGCGGACGTCGACGACGAGGTCGACGAGATCGCCGCCGAGCTCTCCAACGCGCCCGACGGGCCGTTCGACATCGCCGACGCCCGCGAAGACGAAGTGCCGCGCATCGACCTCGGCTCGGTGAAGGTGCCCGTGCCGGACGGTTCACAGGTGCAGGTCGAGATGGACCCGCAGGCGGGCGGCGTGCGCGCGGTGCACGTGGTCACCGAGCACGGCCAGGTCACCGTCAGCGCGTACGCCGCGCCGAAGTCGGGCGGGCTGTGGCGTGAGGTCAGCAACGAGCTGACCGAGCAGCTGCGCGCGGACGGCGCGAAGGTCAACATCGGCGTCGGCGAGTGGGGGATGGAGATCTCGGCCATCGTCGGCGACGTGGCGCTGCGCTTCGTCGGTGTCGACGGGCCGCGCTGGATGCTGCGCGGCGTGATCGCCGGGCCGCAGTCGCTCGCCCCGATGGCGCCCGGCGTGCTGCGCGAGATCGTGAAGGGGACCATCGTCGACCGCGGCGACGCGCCGATGCCGGTGCGCACCCCGCTGACGATCACGCTGCCCGACGCGGTCGCCGAGCACATCGCGGCCCAGCAGGCCCAGCAGTAG
- the dut gene encoding dUTP diphosphatase, which translates to MSSVQVLLSRVDPDVPLPAYARPGDAGADLVTTSDVVLDPGERVVVGTGIAIALPDGYAGFVHPRSGLAARAGLSVVNTPGTIDSGYRGEIRVCLINHDPREPLKLTRGDRIAQLVIQRVEHAVFTEVAELEATERGAGGYGSTGGHATLSAASTGEGTENN; encoded by the coding sequence GTGTCCAGCGTTCAGGTACTGCTCTCCCGCGTCGATCCCGACGTGCCACTGCCCGCTTACGCGCGTCCGGGTGACGCCGGCGCCGATCTGGTGACGACGTCCGACGTCGTGCTGGACCCCGGCGAACGCGTGGTGGTCGGCACCGGCATCGCCATCGCGCTGCCCGACGGCTACGCGGGCTTCGTGCACCCGCGCTCCGGCCTCGCCGCCCGCGCCGGGCTCTCGGTGGTCAACACGCCGGGCACCATCGACTCCGGCTACCGCGGCGAGATCCGGGTCTGCCTGATCAACCACGACCCGCGCGAGCCGCTCAAGCTCACCCGAGGCGACCGCATCGCGCAGCTGGTGATCCAGCGCGTCGAGCACGCCGTGTTCACCGAGGTGGCCGAGCTCGAAGCGACCGAACGCGGCGCGGGTGGTTACGGATCCACCGGCGGGCACGCCACACTGTCCGCAGCCAGTACTGGGGAAGGAACGGAGAACAACTAG
- a CDS encoding DUF3093 domain-containing protein, which yields MAKSVSAAVQGTIRYSERLYVPWWNWPLPLIGGALMAATIDLGYPGLRGWLPYVVVEALVVAIILTLGRAKVRITDTELLVGDAHIPLEFLGEAEIFDRDHKRAALGRDADPAAFVAHRGWVGPAVRVRLTDPDDPTPYWLFSTRKPERVAELLRQA from the coding sequence GTGGCGAAGAGTGTGAGCGCGGCCGTTCAAGGCACGATCAGGTATTCGGAACGGCTGTACGTGCCCTGGTGGAACTGGCCGCTGCCGCTGATCGGCGGCGCGCTGATGGCGGCGACCATCGACCTCGGCTATCCGGGGCTGCGCGGCTGGCTGCCGTACGTCGTCGTCGAGGCGCTGGTGGTGGCCATCATCCTGACGCTGGGCCGTGCCAAAGTGCGGATCACCGACACCGAGCTGCTGGTCGGCGACGCGCACATCCCGCTCGAGTTCCTCGGCGAGGCCGAGATCTTCGACCGCGACCACAAGCGCGCCGCGCTGGGCCGCGACGCCGACCCGGCCGCCTTCGTCGCGCACCGCGGCTGGGTGGGGCCCGCCGTGCGCGTGCGCCTGACCGACCCCGACGACCCGACGCCTTACTGGCTGTTCAGCACCCGCAAACCCGAGCGGGTGGCCGAGCTGCTGCGTCAGGCGTGA
- a CDS encoding DUF4193 domain-containing protein, with the protein MATDYDAPRRSEADELAEDSLEELKARRNENQSGVVDVDEDASAENFELPGADLSGISGEDMTVKVVPKQADEFTCSVCFLVHHRSRLAEEANGRLICRDCA; encoded by the coding sequence ATGGCTACCGACTACGACGCTCCGCGCCGCAGCGAGGCCGACGAGCTGGCCGAAGACTCGTTGGAGGAGCTGAAGGCTCGTCGTAACGAGAATCAGTCCGGCGTCGTCGACGTCGACGAGGACGCGAGCGCTGAGAACTTCGAACTTCCCGGTGCGGACCTTTCCGGGATCTCCGGTGAGGACATGACCGTCAAGGTCGTGCCCAAGCAGGCTGACGAGTTCACCTGCTCCGTGTGTTTCCTGGTCCACCACCGCAGCCGCCTGGCCGAAGAGGCCAACGGACGGCTGATCTGTCGCGACTGCGCGTGA